A portion of the Stigmatella aurantiaca DW4/3-1 genome contains these proteins:
- a CDS encoding ATP-binding cassette domain-containing protein produces MFELIGISKRFGATQALHPVDLRLAPGHTTVLIGPSGCGKSTLLRLMNGLIRPDTGQVLFEGQLLPREEGALLAVRRRLGYALQGGGLFPHLTAEKNVTLVAQHLKWPARRVRERLDVLVELTRFPSSALGRYPSQLSGGQRQRVGLMRALMLEPEGLLLDEPLGALDPMVRAELQADLKAIFERLGKTVVLVTHDLAEAAFLGNHIVLLREGRVVQQGLLDTLESHPADPFVTRFIRAQR; encoded by the coding sequence TTGTTCGAGCTGATCGGCATCTCCAAGCGCTTCGGCGCGACGCAGGCATTGCACCCGGTGGACCTGAGGCTGGCGCCAGGGCACACCACCGTCCTGATCGGCCCGAGCGGGTGCGGCAAGTCCACCCTGCTGCGGCTGATGAATGGCCTGATTCGTCCCGATACCGGGCAGGTGCTCTTCGAAGGCCAGTTGCTGCCGCGGGAGGAGGGGGCGTTGTTGGCGGTGCGCCGGCGCCTGGGCTACGCGCTCCAAGGAGGCGGGCTCTTTCCCCATCTCACCGCGGAGAAGAACGTCACCCTCGTGGCCCAGCACCTGAAGTGGCCCGCGCGGCGGGTGCGCGAGCGGCTGGACGTGCTCGTGGAGCTGACGCGTTTCCCCTCCAGCGCACTGGGGCGGTATCCCTCGCAGCTCTCCGGGGGACAGCGTCAGCGGGTCGGGCTCATGCGGGCATTGATGTTGGAGCCAGAGGGGCTGTTGCTGGATGAGCCGCTGGGGGCGCTGGACCCGATGGTTCGCGCCGAGCTGCAAGCAGACCTGAAGGCCATTTTCGAGAGGTTGGGGAAGACGGTGGTGCTCGTCACGCATGACCTGGCGGAGGCGGCGTTCCTGGGGAACCACATCGTGCTGCTGCGGGAGGGCCGGGTGGTCCAGCAGGGGCTCCTGGACACGTTGGAGTCACACCCCGCGGATCCGTTCGTGACCCGCTTCATCCGGGCGCAGCGGTGA
- a CDS encoding cytochrome P450: MHSTADLMTPENCRNPYPLYEELRRDRPVCHVEPGGLVAVSRYKDVEHVLKHPEVFSSHGFRVAWEPEWVVDNPLAHGIVAQDGAEHLRLRSAVSRAFTPVAINRLGAQVRETAAQLADALLEQGEADFMDGFATPLPARAMSGILGLDPSLERHYKRWTEAVVGITPVPLSEKHIHYTRATIVEMKAHMQRAIDERRQQPTDDLLGLIVRGKSDSEPLSNSQMMALCFNLLTGGLETTSFFFSNAVRVLAERPDVYAQLRADRTLLPQFIEEVLRYDGPVRGLPRIVTSDVELSGVRIERGACVLLLVASANRDEAQFQAPNHFDLQREQKGISFGYGTHYCVGAFLARLEAQAGLEALLDRFSGFSLIPERLVWNRGIITSGPEKMPVRFLSA, translated from the coding sequence ATGCACTCCACCGCCGACCTGATGACCCCCGAGAACTGCCGCAATCCCTATCCACTTTATGAGGAGTTGAGGCGCGACCGGCCCGTGTGCCACGTCGAACCCGGAGGGCTCGTCGCCGTCAGCCGTTACAAGGACGTGGAGCATGTCCTCAAACATCCGGAAGTCTTCTCCTCGCATGGGTTCCGCGTCGCCTGGGAGCCAGAATGGGTCGTCGACAATCCGCTGGCCCACGGCATCGTCGCCCAGGACGGCGCGGAGCACCTCCGCCTGCGCTCCGCCGTCAGCCGCGCCTTCACCCCCGTGGCCATCAACCGGCTCGGCGCCCAGGTTCGCGAGACCGCCGCGCAGCTCGCCGATGCCTTGCTCGAGCAAGGCGAAGCCGACTTCATGGATGGCTTTGCCACCCCGCTTCCCGCACGGGCCATGAGCGGCATTCTCGGGCTCGATCCCTCGCTCGAACGCCATTACAAGCGATGGACCGAGGCGGTCGTCGGCATCACCCCGGTCCCGCTGAGCGAGAAGCACATCCACTACACCCGGGCCACCATCGTGGAGATGAAAGCCCACATGCAGCGGGCCATCGACGAGCGGCGGCAGCAGCCCACGGATGACCTCCTGGGGCTCATCGTCCGTGGCAAGTCAGACAGCGAGCCGCTCAGCAATTCGCAGATGATGGCCCTGTGCTTCAACCTGCTCACGGGAGGGCTGGAGACGACGAGCTTCTTCTTCTCGAACGCCGTGCGGGTGCTGGCCGAGCGCCCCGATGTCTATGCCCAGCTGCGGGCCGACCGCACGCTGCTGCCCCAGTTCATCGAGGAGGTCTTGCGCTACGACGGCCCCGTGCGGGGCCTGCCACGCATCGTCACGTCCGATGTGGAGCTGTCCGGTGTGCGCATCGAACGGGGCGCCTGCGTCCTGCTGCTCGTTGCCTCCGCCAACCGCGACGAGGCCCAGTTCCAGGCGCCGAATCACTTCGATCTCCAGCGTGAACAAAAAGGCATTTCCTTCGGCTACGGCACCCACTACTGCGTGGGCGCTTTCCTGGCCAGGCTCGAGGCGCAAGCGGGGCTGGAGGCCCTGCTCGACCGGTTCAGCGGCTTCTCGCTCATCCCAGAGCGGCTGGTATGGAACCGGGGCATCATCACCAGCGGCCCCGAGAAGATGCCTGTCCGCTTCCTGTCGGCCTGA
- a CDS encoding glycosyl hydrolase, with protein MQCTPAAHSPSTPEAARSHRSRLRLAPLTAAMAICLGANPALAQVTKTLSTPGPTAQAQKVYNLLADLENNSRNGGQKQTIMGQHCEAQKESYAGEYWVKVGDISGKRPGFVEFDFGPGNYTSSYSAAYVDNAVGFARDRFIYGEGIVGFSFHQSYPGASVKSWENTFRQSWMDYNWMGRVINWQANTSEYQALLRDLSFAADKLAYLQQQGVPVLFRPFHEMNKKGSASPFWWANQDPAQYKQLWNIAHDYFVKTRGLKNLLFVWSPYEWDGTYGGDPWNYYPGNDRVDVVGVDIYHGNPYFPAAFYDGLKGYNKPRMLAENDKLPVRWGDSRYGSVSEIDARPWVIWSVWGDSLLYNLGTQNANDWNVSSNHKAIKDTYNYYSGYWRVLTGGSGATYNWGGLR; from the coding sequence ATGCAATGCACTCCCGCCGCACATTCGCCTTCCACGCCTGAAGCGGCACGCTCCCACCGCTCGCGCCTGCGCCTGGCCCCCCTGACCGCCGCGATGGCCATCTGCCTGGGCGCCAATCCTGCCCTGGCCCAGGTCACCAAGACGCTGAGCACCCCGGGGCCCACGGCTCAGGCCCAGAAGGTCTACAACCTGCTCGCCGATCTGGAGAACAACAGCCGCAACGGCGGCCAGAAGCAGACCATCATGGGGCAGCACTGCGAGGCCCAGAAGGAGAGCTACGCGGGGGAGTACTGGGTCAAGGTCGGCGATATCTCCGGAAAGCGGCCGGGCTTCGTGGAGTTCGACTTCGGCCCCGGCAATTACACGTCGTCCTATAGCGCGGCCTACGTGGACAACGCCGTCGGCTTTGCCCGAGACCGGTTCATCTACGGCGAGGGCATCGTCGGATTCAGCTTCCACCAGTCCTATCCCGGCGCCTCGGTGAAGAGCTGGGAGAACACCTTCCGCCAGAGCTGGATGGACTACAACTGGATGGGCCGGGTCATCAACTGGCAGGCGAACACCTCCGAGTATCAGGCGCTCCTGAGGGACCTGTCCTTCGCCGCCGACAAGCTCGCCTATCTGCAGCAGCAGGGCGTGCCGGTGCTGTTCCGCCCCTTCCACGAGATGAACAAGAAGGGCTCCGCGTCACCGTTCTGGTGGGCCAACCAGGACCCCGCCCAGTACAAGCAGCTCTGGAACATCGCGCATGACTACTTCGTGAAGACGCGCGGCCTGAAGAACCTGCTCTTCGTCTGGTCCCCCTATGAGTGGGACGGAACCTACGGTGGCGATCCGTGGAACTATTACCCCGGCAATGATCGCGTGGACGTGGTGGGCGTGGACATCTACCACGGCAACCCCTACTTCCCCGCCGCCTTCTACGATGGGCTGAAGGGCTACAACAAGCCGCGCATGCTCGCGGAGAACGACAAGCTGCCGGTTCGCTGGGGGGACAGCCGCTATGGCTCCGTCTCGGAGATCGACGCCCGCCCGTGGGTGATCTGGTCGGTGTGGGGCGACTCGTTGCTCTACAACCTCGGCACCCAGAACGCGAACGACTGGAACGTGTCGAGCAACCACAAGGCCATCAAGGACACGTATAACTATTACTCCGGTTACTGGCGGGTGCTCACGGGCGGCAGCGGGGCGACCTACAACTGGGGTGGCTTGCGCTAA
- a CDS encoding glycine betaine ABC transporter substrate-binding protein, whose product MRGLGLCLLLLSPWWGACVSAPPAGEAQVRVGSKKFTESVIIGEMVTRLARDAGARAVHRRELGGTAVLWEALRRGELDVYPEYTGTLRQELFAGRALRDDAALREALAAEGLRMSAPLGFNNTYALGMKESEAERLGVRRISDLRRHPELRLGLSNEFMDRADGWPALRERYQLPQREVRGLDHDLAYRALQSGALQVTDLYSTDAEIAAYGLRVLEDDLKHFPTYDAVLLYREAWAVRAPGVLASLSRLEGQLSEQEMVTLNARARLEHVPETRVAAEFLARNLSVEGEVRAEGPVSRIGRRTREHLFLVTVSLVASVLVAVPLGVLAARRARLGRLVLGLASIIQTVPSLALLVFMIPLLGIGTRPAIMALFLYGLLPIVRNTAAGLSGIAGDLRESAEALGLPPRARLWRIELPLAAPSLLAGIQTAAVINVGTATLGALIGAGGYGQPILTGIRLDDTGLILEGAVPAALMALAVSALFGGIERLVVPSGLRPTGSGQASSRGRW is encoded by the coding sequence GTGAGGGGCCTGGGGCTGTGTCTGTTGCTGTTGAGCCCCTGGTGGGGGGCGTGTGTTTCCGCGCCGCCCGCGGGAGAGGCCCAGGTGCGGGTGGGCTCCAAGAAGTTCACCGAGTCGGTGATCATCGGAGAGATGGTGACGCGGCTGGCCCGGGATGCGGGCGCTCGTGCCGTGCACCGGCGCGAGCTGGGGGGCACGGCCGTTCTCTGGGAAGCGCTGCGCCGGGGCGAGCTGGACGTGTATCCGGAATACACGGGGACCTTGCGCCAGGAACTGTTCGCGGGCCGGGCGCTCCGGGACGATGCCGCCCTGAGAGAGGCACTGGCGGCGGAGGGCCTCCGCATGAGCGCGCCGCTGGGCTTCAACAACACCTATGCCCTGGGAATGAAGGAGTCCGAGGCCGAGCGCCTGGGGGTTCGGCGCATCTCGGATCTGCGGCGCCATCCCGAGCTGCGGCTGGGGCTCAGCAATGAGTTCATGGACCGCGCGGATGGTTGGCCCGCCCTGCGGGAGCGCTACCAGCTTCCCCAGCGCGAGGTGCGGGGGCTGGACCATGATCTCGCCTACCGGGCGCTCCAGAGCGGGGCCCTCCAGGTGACGGACCTGTACTCCACCGACGCGGAGATCGCCGCGTATGGCCTGCGCGTGCTGGAGGACGATCTGAAGCATTTTCCCACCTATGACGCCGTCCTGCTCTACCGGGAGGCGTGGGCCGTGCGTGCGCCCGGCGTGCTCGCGTCCCTGTCGCGGCTGGAGGGGCAGCTCTCCGAACAGGAAATGGTGACGCTCAACGCGCGCGCCCGGCTCGAACATGTTCCCGAGACCCGCGTCGCCGCGGAGTTCCTCGCGCGCAACCTGAGCGTGGAGGGGGAGGTCCGGGCCGAGGGGCCGGTCTCCCGGATCGGGCGCAGGACGCGGGAGCACCTGTTTCTCGTGACCGTGTCCCTCGTGGCCTCGGTCCTGGTGGCCGTGCCGCTGGGCGTGCTCGCGGCGAGGCGGGCGCGCCTGGGACGGCTCGTGTTGGGGCTGGCGAGCATCATCCAGACGGTGCCCTCGCTGGCGCTCCTGGTGTTCATGATTCCGCTGCTGGGCATCGGAACGCGGCCCGCCATCATGGCGCTGTTCCTGTATGGATTGCTGCCCATCGTCCGCAACACCGCGGCGGGGCTCTCGGGGATCGCCGGGGATCTGCGCGAGTCCGCGGAGGCCCTGGGGCTGCCGCCCCGGGCGCGGCTGTGGCGCATCGAATTGCCCCTGGCCGCTCCGTCGCTTCTGGCGGGCATCCAGACGGCCGCCGTCATCAACGTGGGGACGGCGACGCTCGGGGCGCTCATCGGGGCGGGGGGCTACGGGCAGCCCATCCTCACGGGCATCCGGCTGGATGACACGGGGCTCATCCTGGAAGGCGCCGTGCCCGCCGCGCTGATGGCGCTGGCCGTCAGCGCGCTGTTCGGTGGGATCGAGCGGCTCGTGGTGCCGTCCGGGCTCAGGCCGACAGGAAGCGGACAGGCATCTTCTCGGGGCCGCTGGTGA
- a CDS encoding spore photoproduct lyase family protein, whose protein sequence is MNLDLFPTVPAPPGPLDGLLKVSRIYLEPAVERYTRGRDILARFPDAERVEVHSHGNIPGLFGNEGNAEAWNRIKGTTLVLGVKKTMRFESNGRSADFLPPSMANGCVMSCAYCYVPRHKGYANPVTVFVNIEDITAAIRRHAGKRGPKHEPNTVDPRYWVYDIGCNSDCSADAVLSDNVRDMIRLFTTLPHAMGSFATKLVNRELLTYSPRGKTRIRFSLMPPSKAKLLDVRTSPIAARIAAIDDFVAAGYEVHLNFSPVVITEGWQAEYRELFQQLDDSLSEKTKAQLAAEIIFLTHNERLHEVNLRWHPKAEELLWRPGLQEAKVSQGGGANVRYRTGMKGKLVEEFKQLLSQHMPYCRVRYAF, encoded by the coding sequence ATGAACCTCGACCTCTTTCCCACCGTCCCCGCGCCCCCGGGCCCTCTCGACGGGCTGTTGAAGGTCTCCCGCATTTACCTGGAGCCAGCGGTCGAGCGTTACACGCGGGGCCGGGACATCCTGGCGCGCTTTCCGGACGCCGAGCGGGTGGAGGTCCACTCGCATGGGAACATCCCGGGCCTCTTTGGCAACGAGGGCAATGCCGAGGCATGGAACCGCATCAAGGGCACCACCCTCGTCCTGGGGGTCAAGAAGACGATGCGCTTCGAGTCCAACGGGCGCAGCGCCGACTTCCTCCCGCCGTCGATGGCCAATGGCTGCGTCATGAGCTGCGCCTACTGCTACGTGCCGCGCCACAAGGGCTACGCCAACCCCGTCACGGTCTTCGTCAACATCGAGGACATCACCGCGGCCATTCGCCGCCACGCGGGCAAGCGGGGCCCCAAGCACGAGCCCAACACGGTGGATCCGCGCTACTGGGTCTACGACATCGGCTGCAACAGCGACTGTTCGGCCGACGCGGTGCTCAGCGACAACGTGCGGGACATGATCCGCCTGTTCACCACACTGCCCCATGCCATGGGCTCGTTCGCCACCAAGCTGGTCAATCGCGAGTTGCTCACCTACTCGCCCCGGGGCAAGACGCGCATCCGCTTCAGCCTCATGCCGCCCTCCAAGGCGAAGCTGCTCGATGTGCGGACCAGCCCCATCGCCGCGCGCATCGCCGCCATCGATGATTTCGTGGCCGCCGGTTACGAGGTGCACCTCAACTTCTCCCCCGTGGTCATCACCGAGGGCTGGCAAGCCGAGTACCGCGAACTCTTCCAGCAATTGGATGACTCGCTGAGCGAGAAAACCAAGGCACAACTCGCCGCAGAGATCATCTTCCTCACCCACAACGAGCGCCTGCACGAGGTGAACTTGCGCTGGCACCCGAAAGCCGAGGAACTCCTGTGGCGCCCTGGGCTTCAGGAGGCCAAGGTGTCTCAGGGTGGCGGCGCCAACGTGCGTTACCGCACCGGGATGAAGGGCAAGCTCGTCGAGGAGTTCAAGCAGCTGCTCTCACAACACATGCCGTACTGTCGTGTGCGCTACGCTTTCTGA
- a CDS encoding serine/threonine protein kinase: protein METISPLDPAALPLGTQVGNWLVRAWKGRGSYGSVYLASRAGQPQAAPVALKLALHAWDERFTREVGLLSRIRHPGVPRLLDHGLWKHPTRPVAFPFLVMEWVDGVPLYEWAHARSPTSRQVMRLLAQVARALEATAAAHGVHRDVKGDNVLVHPAQQRAVLVDFGAGYYRGASPLTWNLLPPGTPRYRSPEAWAFSQHPVRPPSARYAYQPADDVFALGVSAYRLVTDEYPPPTDPAHPLSGCWSGRDEGPRAPKALNARVAPALDALILRMVSVKPGQRGGAGELAEALEREAAGAGPEADVPLFAEERLEQEAWPAEDAAAAVYLGHRPRYRDAEVLKATAQQDALARAEFVRQEAEALARAQAPTERVGTRALPREFLHCLSVAMLGVTLWLWIRSEVRPWVWQGAPSGQEGSRDAGLEDGGTVGVGDASLTVTVPLGTPVPQGAAISLDMPPGPLQGQRRPPCGKGEVEIRKGCWVKIAAQPEDCEDYAYEWKGACYIPMAPSQRPATSDSP, encoded by the coding sequence ATGGAGACAATTTCCCCGTTGGATCCCGCCGCGCTGCCCCTTGGCACCCAGGTGGGAAACTGGTTGGTGCGGGCATGGAAGGGCAGGGGCAGCTATGGCTCGGTGTACCTGGCCTCCAGGGCCGGGCAGCCCCAAGCCGCCCCCGTTGCCCTGAAGCTGGCCCTGCATGCCTGGGACGAACGCTTCACGCGCGAGGTGGGCTTGTTGTCGCGCATCCGCCACCCCGGCGTGCCCCGGCTCCTGGATCACGGCCTCTGGAAGCATCCCACGCGGCCAGTGGCCTTTCCGTTCCTGGTGATGGAGTGGGTGGACGGTGTGCCCCTGTACGAGTGGGCCCATGCGCGCAGCCCCACCTCGCGTCAGGTGATGCGGCTGCTGGCCCAGGTGGCGCGGGCACTGGAGGCCACGGCGGCAGCCCACGGTGTGCACCGGGACGTCAAGGGAGACAACGTGCTGGTCCACCCTGCCCAGCAGCGGGCGGTGCTGGTGGACTTTGGCGCGGGTTATTACCGGGGGGCCTCGCCGCTGACCTGGAACCTGTTGCCGCCGGGCACGCCGCGCTACCGCAGCCCCGAGGCGTGGGCCTTCTCACAGCATCCCGTTCGGCCCCCGTCGGCCCGCTATGCCTACCAGCCCGCGGACGATGTGTTCGCGCTGGGGGTGAGCGCCTACCGCCTGGTGACCGATGAGTACCCTCCTCCCACCGACCCGGCGCATCCCCTGTCCGGGTGCTGGAGCGGTCGGGACGAGGGCCCGCGAGCGCCGAAGGCGCTCAATGCGAGGGTGGCGCCGGCGCTCGATGCGCTCATCCTGCGCATGGTGTCGGTGAAGCCTGGGCAGCGCGGCGGGGCGGGGGAGCTGGCCGAGGCGTTGGAGCGGGAGGCGGCCGGGGCGGGGCCCGAGGCGGACGTGCCGCTCTTCGCGGAAGAGCGGCTGGAGCAGGAGGCGTGGCCCGCGGAGGACGCGGCGGCGGCGGTGTACCTGGGACATCGGCCGCGGTACCGGGACGCGGAGGTGCTGAAGGCCACCGCGCAGCAGGATGCCTTGGCGCGGGCGGAGTTCGTGCGGCAGGAGGCCGAAGCGCTCGCGCGCGCCCAGGCGCCGACGGAACGGGTGGGGACCCGGGCGCTCCCGCGGGAGTTTCTGCACTGCTTGTCGGTGGCGATGCTGGGGGTGACCTTGTGGCTCTGGATCCGGTCGGAAGTCCGGCCGTGGGTGTGGCAGGGAGCCCCTTCGGGACAGGAGGGCTCCCGGGACGCGGGGCTGGAGGATGGCGGCACGGTGGGGGTGGGAGATGCCTCGTTGACGGTGACGGTCCCGCTCGGAACGCCTGTGCCCCAAGGAGCGGCCATCAGCCTGGACATGCCCCCTGGACCGCTTCAGGGGCAGCGCCGCCCACCCTGTGGGAAAGGAGAGGTGGAGATTCGCAAAGGCTGCTGGGTGAAGATCGCCGCCCAGCCGGAGGACTGCGAGGATTATGCTTATGAGTGGAAGGGCGCTTGCTACATCCCCATGGCTCCCTCCCAGCGTCCCGCGACCTCGGATTCTCCCTGA